The DNA window cacttgggtggtgggcagtttTGTGTTTTGTGGAGAAcacttggacatgttcatggagcttgctataacctggagggaaggccattggtgtctcctgcaaagtgtgagctatagctatttgtggaagtgaagCCTGTCTGTGTATGTAGACACCCCTgtgacatacaaacatacatatttttacttttattatgtgtatagatagaagatatagatatagataagcaAAGCTTTTTCTGTGGGTGGTactgaaatatatacagtatatgtcaaAGCATGAATGTATGTTGGATTGTAGGTTTCGTACCACAAAGGCACACATACCCCTCATTATTCAACTTTAAATAATTGAGGTgttgaatattaaatattaaaaatgggTTCCACTCCCCTGTAGACACAGATTAGCatcttgggagttctcctggactcatcgctgagcctggaatcccaggtctcagtggtggccaggaaagtatttgcacaattaaaacttgtgtgccagttgcgcccataccttgaaaaaccagacttggccacagtggtctatgctcctgttactattattattattattattattattattattattattatatcatcattagatttatttataccctgctttttctctccaagaggagactcaaagcggctgggGAGAATAGTTGGGGTAAATTTAATGGGGCCAAACATCCAGAGCGTCTTTTCAAACCCTTTGGCTCTTGAACAAGAGAAAAGTGGGAGTGtgaatcatcatcttcatcatggccAACTCTCTCTTTTATTTTTGGCACCCTTCAGGAACCACGGAGCGCGTCTGCCTGGTCCAAGGCACGGCAGAAGCCCTCAATGCAGTCCACAACTTCATTGCCGAAAAGGTCCGAGAGATCCCTCAGTCTGTAGTGAAGCCAGAGTCAGTCAACATCCTCCAGCCGCAGACGACGATGAACCCAGACCGAGCCAAGCAGGTGAATAGCTGGTGGTGTTTGATTCTTTTGGAGGGTCCTGGGAGGAGAGTACAGTTTGGAGTGTCCTTTAAAAGAAAGTAAGATTGTTGGATTAGACTAAAGCTCAGCCTCTCGCAAACCTGGTGGCCTTCGATATtagattgcatctacactgcagaattaatgtagtctgacaTCACGGTTCAATTCTATAAagcatggcagttgtagttttacatggtcttgaagcttttctgccaaatagtgcctgtgccccaccaaactatcaTTAGCACTGAGACACATGGTgtggaactgcatttattctgcaatgTAAATGAACTCATTTGAGTGCAATCCTACACCACTCTCAGCCAGGATATGGGTTATTATAAAGCCATCTGGAGGGAACCTTGttgctgaggccccttctacagtgccatataaaatctagattatctgatttgaactgaattatatggcagtgtagactcatataatcattttcaaagcatctattgtagattatcttctttggtaatatgtatatatggcagtgtagaagagtccTGAATTGTGGTCTAGTCTAGGGCGTATAAAAGCCATGTTTTTTGAAtcacaatttccagaattcccagtgtttctttctttggaagtctttaaattGAGGTTGAGTGGGCATCTTTAAAGAGTGCTTTTGTTGTGTATTTTTGCGTGACAGAGTGGGGTTGGACTAGAAGACCCCGGGACCTCTTCCAACTTGTCAGATACTCTGAGGTTATGATTCTGTCTGACAGATGATATCTCCCTAAATGAACCCATCCAGCCCTCTGAAATTTTATGTGCTTCTGAACACAGACATTCCACATGTTCTTACAGTCTTTGTAGTGTTTTCTGCATCTTGCTTTTCTCTCTGATAATTAAATACCAACAGAACAAAACACTGGATGGGTTGGTCAGTAGTTACTCAAACTTTGGGAAGATACAGTATAGAAATCAGATAAATAAGCATACAAAAACTGTGAAAGCATATCACTAAGCATGATATTCAGAAGGAATTCCATGTTTGGTAAACCTCAACCAGCATCAAATGGATTGCTGAATGTTTTAGTAGAAGGGGAGATTGTCTAATTTGAATCCCACGTTTCCATTTGGAAGGACATCTCTAACAATATAAGCTTGTTCAAGTATCTGTATCAAAATTCTTCTTTGATGCAAATTTACAATCAAATCAAATTTCAGACTTGGAAGGGGGTGTACATGCCATCTATTCCACTTCCTGCCATGTAGAAACACTAGACTTTTTCAAAAATCGTGTCAGAGGTGacctgagaacatactacaagttgtttctggtgtgagagaatgggccatctacagagacgttgcccagggaacgcccataTATCTTAGCTGGGAGGCTAAAAACAAAAAcctagctagagctgacaggtgggagctcaccccatttcacagattcaaactgacaactttcgggtcagcaacccaaccttccgcATTGAGGAAGCCCTCAATGcggcttcaggtcagcagttcaaccggcacagagtttaacccattacgccaccgcACTCCCAACACAAAGCTAAAACAGTCTTTAAAGAATGAGAGTCAACCACTATCCAAGACAATCCATTTCATTCCCATACTGCTCTTACAGTAATTaatttcttcttaatgtttaggttgaATCTCTATTCTCATCACATGAatctcttggctcatgttctagCCTCCAGAACAGGAGAAAgaaagcttgctccatcttccctTCAGACATTCCACCAATTGAATAGAAACTAATAAAAGACCTATATCAATGCAAACATATTTTTGCAATCCTTGAAATGTCTACAAAAGAGATTGGTGACTGTGTGGAATATGTGGTGTTTCTGTTCTCTGGCACTGTTTTTCCATTGCAAGGGAAAGATGGCTAAATGTGGAGGGGTGTGCCTATTCCTCCACTCAAGGTTGCTGTGTGCAGAAGGGGCCAGCCGGCAGGTTTTCTCATTGTCTGTCGGTTGTGCCGTCGCTATGGCAGCGCAGAAGAAAGCCAGCTATGGGTTGGAAGCTGAAAACAAGGATCTTGGCAGGGCCACCTTTGAGTGTGGGTCAGGAAGTGTGTatggaagaagaatttacatGGCTGCAAGGGTGAAGGGAAATGAATGGAGAGTGCATTCCTGCCCCCTGCCAGTTGAAGAAGGGCTTTTCCTTCTTTTGGGGGAAGCTACAgagattacaggcagtccccaagttacaaatatccaaatttacaaacaactcctaattaagaacagggggtgagacaacaggaagtgaaagaaatctactcctcaaaaggaaaattcactcccaCAATTGTTATCATGATGGAGAAATGTGTTTTCACCTAAGCTTTCTCActcatccttgtttccacaacaagccaaattttccagtcttctgaacaggggcacaggcagcaaaacaaacaccacagggcatTCACCCATCCCATGCTAAACAAagctctacacacacacatatggctacagcaacacttaaaaatgtacctcatcatacaaattcaacttaagaacaaacctacagaatctatctcatttgtaacttggggactgcttgtattccGAAATGTACATATCAATATAGGAAGTTTGCTGGTCTATCTGATTTGTATTCTGATTTTATCTCAGATCTTTCACGCAAAGCATAACACAAGTAAGAATAGGTAAAGGCACGAGATTCTGCCTGATCTTGGACACTAAacaaggttttatttttattattttgtgttaaaagcattgcataataaatacgttTAAAGCTGATAAAATATAGGGATcataaacagctaaatagttttagaccaaaagtgacCACAATGTCTGTAGCTTTTAACAACTCTTCCTCTGTacgtgaggcagggcattgtgggcaagtatacatacgtggagttgtttgttctgctccacagtcacacaaagtggaggattcctccaggtagtgctatcttgtcaggttgtcttttgatctgcccactctgcttctgagtctgttcagggacttccaagtttgcccctggaggcagaccctcatggggggccatccagttgggattgcctggtttagctgcccagagggacacccttgctgttgctggaggaacattaagaggagtggtggttctcatgaagcttttccttgatttgagtctactgggaggaggctgatagccatgcagtggatggctttcacaatgctcAATCTTATTTCcctcagttagcagcaacttcccatggCCCATAAGTGGGAGCAATGCCAGccagcttgtagagtttatcaacaggtgtaggtttaaggcatcctgtaatCTGCATATttcaggcatactcagcagttgagaaagacaaggccagggctgatgttattattaattttgggtTTTCACCCcctgcactgccagtaagtttccacaggatgttgtcgTGTGCAGCAACTTTGTGCTTggtattcatacagtgtttcctaaaggTTAGTGTTCTATCTAAAGTGACACTGAGATATTtgagatggaaacagtgttcgagctcttggccttcccaggtaactttcagtttcctgttggcttcacagttacataggtggaaagcacacacttgtgtcttggcagggttaggcttcaggtggttatctttgtagtagctggagagatctttcaaggcattggtgagttggttttcaattttttcaaagtcttttgattgtgttgttaggccaaggtcatcagtatatataaaactctttatgAGTGGTGGCTATGGCTGATCATTTGTAAAGATATTAAACAAGGTAGGTGTAAGAACACTGTCTTGGGGTAAAGCATTCTTTtacctcctccatctacttttcctgccctaaaactccacatagaagctgtggttttcgaGGAGGGTGTGGACAGTTTCTGTAAAATCATAGTCCCAGTCAGCCCTAAACAAGGTCACCCCTAGTTAGGATTCAGATGAGAGACCACTAATTAATACCTAgtgctgaaataataataagaatagtttatttttaacccgccctatctccccggagggactcaggacggcttccaGACCTAAAACATAAAaactggcaaatattcaatgccatttcaACAACATAATACATTTATACAAAAGAATTAAAGTAGAATAAAACAATAGCTGGTGATCTGGCAATCATGAGAGAAAGACCTGGGCCAAAAATGACAGAAATGCCCCCCAAATCTTACAGGGCATTTtacagggttttttgtttgtttgtttgttttacaaaaaaatgttttgtaaagGGAAGGAGGAGGTAAAGGCCACAATGAAATCCTGGGGTTACATGCCACTCCTAGCCCTCACTTTACCCATATCTATTTTAAAGCTGCACATAAGGAAATCACACTGGATCAAAGCAGCACTTCTAACTAGGGAAAGGTGAAACGATGAAACATATTCAATTTCAAAATAACAAGAACACTCTGTTTTAGTAGGGGGGAATAGAAGACAGTAGGGGCTTCATTTGCTTCAAAACCTTGTCTCTTCCTCTAACTTTTTGTTATATTTGTAGGTGATTTGTACCCCTACAGAGTTGAGAACCAGTAGAGCACTGACTCAACTAAACATGCACCAAATGCCTTTCCTCCGCTGAGgaaaacaaaatgtatttgtttaccaTCAGGCAAACAAGATTTTTTTACTTTTCAGATACACCCCTCCCCAGTATGTAGTATGGAAGgaacagaggaaggaactgacaaaaccacctctgagtatgtcttatctaggaaaaccctatgaaattaatgtagTTGCCGTAAGTGAATagattacttgaaagcacacacacaaatacacaaaactctggagaagcagaaaactAGAAAAAATCCCTTCCTTGGACTCAGCCCAGAGACACTCCCAGTAGCCATAGTGGCTGGAGGATTCAGAGTAATGCAGtctaaacaaatatattttcttaGTTCTGAGACATGCAGTATGTAAGCTATACTGTGAAACAGGTTCTTACAAGGGGTAAAATTGTATTTGGGAAGAAAAAGGTGAGGTATTTGTCCAAATCAGTGGCCTAAAGGACATCTTAGCAAGGTGAAAGACTAATTTTAGTACTAAAATATCCAGAAATGGGACACAAATTGGGACAGGTGATTCGAGATACTTATAAGGTGAGCAACCTGATATTATCTATCTTTTTTTAAGGACAGAAGAGGTGTCAACAAATTTTGCCTGGCCTTGGCAGCCGACACAGATTAATACCTGGTTGCCAAGGCAAAAGGAGCTGGTTTTATGTGACACTTATTAAGGAGAGGGAAGAGGGAAGATTGTTTCCAAGACGATACTGATAAAGAAAGATGTATCTCTTATCCTTTCCTAGATGGCCAAAATAACATCCCATGTCAACATTGCTCCAAAAACAGCATGGGAAGGTACTCCTATATTCCTTCCCAACCAGTACTTTTACTGGTTTTTAGCATTGTGGGAGTTATGGTCTAATGAAAGGAATATTTTCCTAGCTGTATTCAGAAATATAGTGCAAGTGCCAACTATatctggaaaggaggagagaaatagTACCAGCGTTGCTCTGGTGATGCTTCAATTTGCTTTGGAAGCACTGCTCAATACAAAGAGAATCTATTCCCCACCTCCAAATTTGGATTTATCCTTTTCTTGCCCAAAACTGTGGGAAGCTCTTGCTGTGGAGGCGAATGTGATGGGCAAAACTGTGGATGCTCCCCTGCTGTTCCAGGCTGTTGTCTTCTGTGGGCGTTCTCTTAGAAGTGTCTTTCTTGATTTTGGTTGTGAGTCGGCCGCCTTGGAGGAGACTGCTAATTCTCAGATTTAATCTGGGATGCAGCACCTATTCTTCTAGCACAGAAGGACTTTCTTCTGCAATCTCGTTTGGTTTTTGCCCCCCTCTCCACTAATCCAGCACCATCGCAATGGGTTGGTCGAGGTGATGGGTTTCGGGTGATGCCTGTGACTTGATTACATAAGAGCATTTTCTTGCTAAATCTGTATCGCTCTCTCTTTCTCGTGGTTATATAAAGGCAGGGTGgagcagccccctccctcttcatTACGAAGCCCCTGAAGCTGTCTccctttcttctccctccctctcatcCTCTTATTTGGTTGTCTTTGAACAGCTCCTAAAAATGGCCAATATCTGCTGAAATCTCAGGCACTGGAAGAATTGCTTCAGAGACACCCTGCAGATCTACTCCATACACACAGTCCCCTCATCACATTCAATCACATTTCCCTCCCTTGCCACACACTCTTTCCTTGTATAAGCTGAGTGTGCTGTAAACAGAGCAGTGTAGgagagaaaatgaacaaaatgtaggATTGCCTCTGGAATTTGTACCACCTCAGCAACTCCCTCTTTCATTTTATAGTTGTTACCTTAAAAAGAAATCAAGTTTCTGTTCCTCAGGGTTGTGAAAAATATACTTAGTTTATTAGAAGTAGGTGAGAAATGCCTGCTGAGATTTCAGAAGTCAGACAAATTGCAGATTTCTAGTGACTGGAAGTGTGTGTGGCTTATATGCCTAGCATAGTTCTTCCTTGTGCATAAATGGAAGAAATCAGGTGAATAAACTTCATTTGCATATACTTATGAAAACTGTAGGATTTGGCTCTTGGAGCAGAATTTTTATCCATTTCTGTACCTTTATAGCACAGAACTATAAAGAGAGATGCTTTTTCCCCACTATGtgcccaaagtttgggaaagtttGCATGTTCGATAACTTGTGTGTTTGCATGTTCAAAGCCTGGAGAAAGGACTTCCTTTTTACTGCAGCCGGTTGGTGGGTTTTCTGGATTGTAGCCCAAGATATAACTATTCAAAGCTGTGATTTCCATCATGGTTTGGCTAGAAGATTTGCATCTCAAagatcatctcccaccccaacagAGAGTTCTTAGTTTAGAGGATGCATCATCAGCCATGAAAAATCCCAACTTGGACGTTGCTGAAAGGATCCTGACATCATTATACCAAGTTACCTAGTCAAACTTAACTCCATAGAGTTGAAGTCAAGGGCCTTGAATGTAAGAAGCGTGTTGCTCTCCGCGGTGCTGAAATTGTTTCTTCCACTATATTATTTGCTCCAGACTAATGCATTAAGTCTGTTTGGTGAATAAGATAATAATGGGTaatagaaaaacaaaagaaaagaataggTGGCATTAATGGAATGACTGACAGGCAGGGGTGTTAACCACAAACTGTAAGGATCTCAACCAATAGCAAAGGAAATAATTTGAGGCCTGGACACCATTTCTAACCATTTTTCTAGAGCATACCTCCTCAGCCAAAAAACAGCAAAAACCTTAATGTTTGAAATTTCTCTGTTTTACCATTGTTCTGTCCTAATTCTGATAGACATTTGTTCTGAAGAAGATGATTATTTGAGGGCAAGGATGAATATGGGGAAAATCACTCTATTTCATCTTCTGTATGGTACACATTATCTGGGATCAGAGTTCATTTTACTAGTTTTAGGAAGTGTAGCATGTGTGAAATATATGCTTGACAATTCAGAATAGACACCTATGAAAGCTAATGACAATTTTGAAACTGTTTGTTTTGACTGGCATTATATACCTGCATTGCCATTTCATCAGCTTTGACACCATACATTTTAAACACAGAAAACAAAATtgcctacatttatttatttatttgaggtaTTACtatataggagcctctggtggcacagcgtgttaaagtgctgagctgctaaacttgcggaccaaaaggtcggcggtttaaatccagggagtggagtgagcactcgctgttagccccagcttctgccaacttagcagttcaaaaaaatgcaaatgtgagtagatcaacaggtactgctccggcgggaaggtaatggtgctccatgcagttatgccggccacatgaccttgaaggtatctacaaacaatgccggctcttcggcttagaaatggagatgagcaccaacccccagagtcgaacacgactggacttaatatcaggggaaaacctttacctttaactattaCTATATTGCCTCCTGGTCCAAGGCGACTCTCAAGGTGATAAAGAAAAGTAATCAAAAGCACACATATCAGCTAAAAGTACAGTAAATACTATGTTAAAACgtgttgaaactgcattaaagcaATCCTAGTATGCAATTTTAATACATACTTAAAACACAAAAATTTCAGACATTAAAAGCCACATGAAATAGCACTGTCTAGGCTGCCTGATGGAAGCTTAAAAGAGATGGGGACAGCCTAATTTCCTTGACCTTGTGCTGATACAAAGAAAGCCATTATGTGTACATAACAACCTAATTGGTATAGTTTGGAGATTTGAGGTTTTGTTGGTGCAAAGAGAATTATTTGGCACCTCTGTTGTGTTTTTAGTTGTTATAGACAATTTGTTACATGGTGGGTGACCTTCTGATAATGACTTTCTCCATAGTTAACAGACTCTGATGATGGAGCTATACTCAAAGCTGTCCCAGCTTGATAGGACCTCTCTATTTTCACTCCACTGACAAAGTCTTCAAAAACCTACAAAACAAACAGGCTGCATAGCAGGACATTGTGCAGGGTGGAAAATTACAGTTATGGGAAATAATTCTGTTCCATGCCCTTCACTTGAGATCTACTTCCTCTCTTACTCCTGTGATTTAATCATCATCTTGCTGTGACGTTAAGCAAAGGCCAACTTGTAGCTGAGGTCAGCTTAGTCATTTTGAATCCATGTAGGTATACAAGTAGACATCCATTTAAAGATAAGTGGAATGGCAAATAAAAACGGCTTCTCTCATTTCTCTCCACACAGGCTAAGGTGATAGTTCCCAACAGTACGGCGGGGTTGATCATAGGCAAAGGAGGGGCCACTGTGAAGGCCATCATGGAGCAGTCTGGAGCCTGGGTGCAGCTGAGCCAAAAACCCGAGGGTATCAACCTTCAAGAGCGAGTGGTGACCATCAGTGGTGAGCCCGAACAGATCCACAAAGCCGTGGATATCATTGTTCagaagatccaggaagatccccAGAGCAGCAGCTGCCTCAACATTAGCTATGCCAACATTACCGGCCCAGTGGCCAACTCCAACCCAACCGGATCGCCCTACGCCAACTCCACGGACGTCCTGCCAGCTGCCGCCGCTGCTGCCACAGCATCGGGCCTCCTTGGCCACACCAGCCTGGCTGGAGTAGGGGCCTTCCCAGCTGCCCTGCCGGGTTTCTCTGGCAGTGACCTTTTGGCCATCAGCACAGCCCTCAACACCTTAGCCAGCTACGGATACAACACCAGTTCTTTGGGGCTCGGCCTCAACTCTGCAGCTGCCTCCGGAGTGCTGGCCGCCGTAGCTGCTGGCGCCAACCCAGCTGCAGCTGCTGCCGCTAACCTCCTTGCTTCCTATGCCAATGAAGCATCCACTAGCACCACTACCCCAGCCGGTGCGGTCGGAGCCTTCACCTTAGGTTCCTTAGCTGCTGCAACCGGGGCCGCCAATGGCTACCTAGGAACGGCCTCCCCTTTGGTGGCTAGCTCATTCTTAGCCACAGAAAAGCTTGTGGAAAGCACCAAAGATATGGTGGAGATTGCTGTGCCGGAGAACCTAGTGGGCGCCATTTTGGGGAAAGGTGGCAAGACGTTGGTTGAGTACCAAGAGCTGACAGGTGCCCGCATCCAGATTTCCAAAAAGGGGGAGTTTATTCCAGGTACTAGGAACCGAAAAGTCACCATCACAGGCACTCCAGCTGCGACCCAAGCAGCGCAGTATCTTATCAGCCAGCGAGTAACATATGAGCAAGGTGTCCGGGCCACCAACCCACAGAAAGTGGGTTAAGAGGAGGCTGGAGAGAAGGCTGGGGGAAGGAGTAGAGTTGAAATCAGTCCTTTAATCATTAAAATGGTAACCTACCCAACACCAGCCCCTGTCCAGTGTCCATCTCTCACACATGCACTCCCCTGCTCTGGGCAGCAGCCCAGCGTTTGTTCTACTGGAACTTTATTTCGCTGATGGTgcgatttatgtgtgtgtgtgtatatatatatatctatatatctatatatatggcaacatttctttttcttttttgagttGATGGATTTTAatagaaaaacattttttaagaaaaagaagtcctctttctttccctcttctctttccagTTTTCTTTCTCAACAATCTTGGCAGAGGAAGGTCTATCTCTTCATGCTTTGTTCCCCAACCCCCAAGTCGATAGATCAAGTTCAGGATTTCTTGATAGGCTATTGGTACTCCCCCTTCATGCCCGCGCAGAGTATTGTCACTCGCAGAAGCTCAAACTGAGTTTAgaaatatttgtggggagggaaaATGTGGGTTGAGCTGGTTTCTTTGCCTAAAGACCTTCAGTTCTGAAAATGACACCACGTTGTGTGTTATCTGAAAGGCCCGTTGTTCGTAGTAAAGCAAAGTATGGATTTTCTTCCTCTTGGTATCCTCTTGGTATTTTGGTATTCTGGGAGAAGGAATACCTCAAGGAAGGAGGGGTTGGACTGGGAAGGGCTTTGGAACAGGAACACAGGTTTGTTTGAGATGATGGGCTTTTTAAAAGACACGGTTCTTCCACACATATTTTCATCTGTTAGGGAAAAACTGTGTCGTGGGCATCCTTTTCCCCATTTCCCAGACGTATTTATGATAACAGAATAAGTGAGGTGCTTGGATTGAAGGTTTGTAGCTGAGGAGTTTTCCTGCATGATACAGAAATCACTTTGAGAAGTTGAGGGGACGAGATCGGAGTGTTCACTTTGGGGAAGTTTTGCTATTGGCAAGTCAGGACTTGATGGGAATCTGAACTCCAAAGTGAGCATAAGAGCATCATAGTCCCAAAAAGAAGACTGAAATAAGTAGCAACCCCCCTGAGATGTGAGAAAGGGCTGAGATCAAGACAGTGGGCTAATTTCTATAAGCTGAGAGTCAGATTTCCATTTTTGTGATGTAGTTGAGATGACTTCTTGATATGATGCCATGAAGTCATTATCTCCGTTATTGAGGTCTGTTTGGCTACTTCCTGTCTTGTCTCTTCCCTGAATAGAAAAGTTCCTTCACCAAACTTTATATGTCCTCACAAGAAGAAAGCTCTCCATGTTTTTTTCAGGGGTTATCATCTAAAGCGGAGGCCTGTTTTCTTGAAAGACAAGAACGATAGACAGACCCTACCATCATTTCACTTACAAGTGCCATCCTTTTTGGTAAAATCCATATGGCACAGCTGGACAGGAAATGCTGACTACTGATGCTCTTATCTTGCTGGGGGACTAGCTTGGTGCTTTCAGTAAGATACCCAAAGTTGCATTGCATCCCTCTCCCAGCCTGACCCTCTACTGACATTAAAAAACCACTAAGCCATCCTGTTATCAGTATTAGTGCTTTGAATGGGGCTGAACATTGGCAAAGGGACTTCAAATCCATGAAAATTGCATCTTTGAATCCCCTTTtgatttatttctctcttttaaCTTATTCTCCATGTAATCAAGCAGTATTATTATCCTGCACTGGGGAGAAAGCCCTTACCCCAATGATTATGCAGCAGGGATCCCA is part of the Anolis carolinensis isolate JA03-04 unplaced genomic scaffold, rAnoCar3.1.pri scaffold_10, whole genome shotgun sequence genome and encodes:
- the nova2 gene encoding RNA-binding protein Nova-2 isoform X4; translation: MKDTSEPALGTTERVCLVQGTAEALNAVHNFIAEKVREIPQSVVKPESVNILQPQTTMNPDRAKQAKVIVPNSTAGLIIGKGGATVKAIMEQSGAWVQLSQKPEGINLQERVVTISGEPEQIHKAVDIIVQKIQEDPQSSSCLNISYANITGPVANSNPTGSPYANSTDVLPAAAAAATASGLLGHTSLAGVGAFPAALPGFSGSDLLAISTALNTLASYGYNTSSLGLGLNSAAASGVLAAVAAGANPAAAAAANLLASYANEASTSTTTPAGAVGAFTLGSLAAATGAANGYLGTASPLVASSFLATEKLVESTKDMVEIAVPENLVGAILGKGGKTLVEYQELTGARIQISKKGEFIPGTRNRKVTITGTPAATQAAQYLISQRVTYEQGVRATNPQKVG
- the nova2 gene encoding RNA-binding protein Nova-2 isoform X2; this encodes MAGRTHHAGPTAEDGEYFLKVLIPSYAAGSIIGKGGQTIVQLQKETGATIKLSKSKDFYPGTTERVCLVQGTAEALNAVHNFIAEKVREIPQSVVKPESVNILQPQTTMNPDRAKQAKVIVPNSTAGLIIGKGGATVKAIMEQSGAWVQLSQKPEGINLQERVVTISGEPEQIHKAVDIIVQKIQEDPQSSSCLNISYANITGPVANSNPTGSPYANSTDVLPAAAAAATASGLLGHTSLAGVGAFPAALPGFSGSDLLAISTALNTLASYGYNTSSLGLGLNSAAASGVLAAVAAGANPAAAAAANLLASYANEASTSTTTPAGAVGAFTLGSLAAATGAANGYLGTASPLVASSFLATEKLVESTKDMVEIAVPENLVGAILGKGGKTLVEYQELTGARIQISKKGEFIPGTRNRKVTITGTPAATQAAQYLISQRVTYEQGVRATNPQKVG
- the nova2 gene encoding RNA-binding protein Nova-2 isoform X1 yields the protein MKMMAGGSVHQNGLFPPAPQQQPPQPPPQAPGGSQAQAQSHPSPQAPPQAPHMDSEPPDSRKRPLETPTEAISTKRSNTGEDGEYFLKVLIPSYAAGSIIGKGGQTIVQLQKETGATIKLSKSKDFYPGTTERVCLVQGTAEALNAVHNFIAEKVREIPQSVVKPESVNILQPQTTMNPDRAKQAKVIVPNSTAGLIIGKGGATVKAIMEQSGAWVQLSQKPEGINLQERVVTISGEPEQIHKAVDIIVQKIQEDPQSSSCLNISYANITGPVANSNPTGSPYANSTDVLPAAAAAATASGLLGHTSLAGVGAFPAALPGFSGSDLLAISTALNTLASYGYNTSSLGLGLNSAAASGVLAAVAAGANPAAAAAANLLASYANEASTSTTTPAGAVGAFTLGSLAAATGAANGYLGTASPLVASSFLATEKLVESTKDMVEIAVPENLVGAILGKGGKTLVEYQELTGARIQISKKGEFIPGTRNRKVTITGTPAATQAAQYLISQRVTYEQGVRATNPQKVG
- the nova2 gene encoding RNA-binding protein Nova-2 isoform X3 — encoded protein: MAGRSEDGEYFLKVLIPSYAAGSIIGKGGQTIVQLQKETGATIKLSKSKDFYPGTTERVCLVQGTAEALNAVHNFIAEKVREIPQSVVKPESVNILQPQTTMNPDRAKQAKVIVPNSTAGLIIGKGGATVKAIMEQSGAWVQLSQKPEGINLQERVVTISGEPEQIHKAVDIIVQKIQEDPQSSSCLNISYANITGPVANSNPTGSPYANSTDVLPAAAAAATASGLLGHTSLAGVGAFPAALPGFSGSDLLAISTALNTLASYGYNTSSLGLGLNSAAASGVLAAVAAGANPAAAAAANLLASYANEASTSTTTPAGAVGAFTLGSLAAATGAANGYLGTASPLVASSFLATEKLVESTKDMVEIAVPENLVGAILGKGGKTLVEYQELTGARIQISKKGEFIPGTRNRKVTITGTPAATQAAQYLISQRVTYEQGVRATNPQKVG